In Patescibacteria group bacterium, one genomic interval encodes:
- the mnmA gene encoding tRNA 2-thiouridine(34) synthase MnmA has protein sequence MINKKIKVAVGLSGGVDSSVCAYLLKKQGYDVVGYYMKNWSQDLGKFKCPWKEDRDYALRTANFLGIPFYTLNFEKEYKQKVVDYLFDGYAKGITPNPDIMCNKEIKFKLFLEKAMKLGADFIATGHYSQIKKDKNLCHLLKAKDGNKDQSYFLYTLNQHQLLKTIFPIGGYTKPQIRQIAKRAKLPTATKPDSQGICFIGEVDIRELLKTQIKPRVGDIITTDGEKIGEHEGVWYYTIGQRKGIGIGGGIPYFVVEKDMEKNILKVAKGSWSDELFREYCIVKDMHFIANIPKFPLDCTIKTRYRQKDEPCTVYKEDKSYKIVFKNKQRAITSGQSAVLYKKTECLGGGIIV, from the coding sequence ATGATAAATAAAAAAATAAAAGTAGCAGTAGGTCTTAGTGGCGGAGTTGATTCTTCTGTTTGTGCATATTTACTAAAAAAGCAAGGATATGATGTCGTAGGGTATTATATGAAAAACTGGTCACAGGATTTAGGAAAATTCAAATGTCCATGGAAAGAGGATAGAGATTATGCACTTCGCACTGCAAATTTTTTGGGCATTCCATTTTATACTCTTAATTTTGAAAAAGAATACAAACAAAAAGTTGTAGATTATCTTTTTGATGGATATGCAAAAGGAATTACTCCAAATCCAGATATAATGTGTAACAAAGAAATAAAATTCAAACTGTTTTTGGAAAAAGCTATGAAGCTTGGTGCTGACTTTATTGCAACAGGTCACTACAGCCAAATAAAAAAAGATAAAAATCTTTGTCATTTATTAAAAGCAAAAGACGGAAACAAAGATCAGTCATATTTTTTATATACTTTAAATCAACATCAACTTTTAAAAACAATCTTTCCAATTGGTGGTTACACCAAACCTCAGATAAGACAAATTGCAAAACGCGCAAAACTTCCAACAGCTACAAAGCCCGACTCACAAGGAATATGTTTTATTGGTGAAGTAGATATTAGAGAACTTTTAAAAACTCAAATAAAACCTAGAGTTGGTGACATCATTACAACTGATGGAGAAAAGATAGGGGAGCATGAGGGAGTTTGGTATTATACAATTGGACAACGTAAAGGAATTGGTATTGGTGGAGGAATTCCATATTTTGTAGTAGAAAAAGATATGGAAAAAAATATTCTAAAAGTCGCAAAAGGTTCTTGGTCTGATGAATTGTTCAGAGAATATTGCATTGTAAAAGATATGCACTTTATAGCCAATATTCCAAAATTTCCACTAGATTGCACCATAAAAACTCGCTACAGACAAAAAGATGAACCATGCACCGTTTACAAAGAAGATAAAAGCTATAAAATAGTATTCAAGAACAAGCAACGTGCTATTACATCAGGTCAATCCGCTGTTTTGTACAAAAAAACGGAGTGTCTTGGTGGAGGGATTATTGTTTAA